GCGCCTCATCACATCGATCTTCCTGCACTCGGGCTTGTTTCACCTTGCTGCGAACTCCTACTCCCTGTACAATCTCGGCAGCGTAACCGAGAGGCTGTTCGGCACGCCCCGGTTCATAATTGCGTACCTTGCCGCGGGGCTGTGGGGATCGATCTTCAGCACCATCTTCGCAGACCCCAGGATGATCGGCGTGGGTGCATCCGGCGCAATATTCGGCCTGGCCGGATGCCTTTTCTACTTCGGGCTGCGCTACCCGCGCCAATTCCGAGCAATTGCAGGCGCCCGGTTCATAGTGCTTGTGATCCTGAATCTTGGCATAGGGTTCGCGACCGCAGTCATCGACAATTACGCCCATATCGGCGGCTTACTTGGAGGATTCGCCGCGGCGTATCTCCTTGGGCTGCGGGGCGAACCGAGCACCCGCTCGCGCGTTGTTCTGAGAGCATTGCTGGCAATCGCCACACTGCTTGGGGCAGCGATAGCCGCGTGGCCCAGCGCAGTGGCGGTTCGCTAGTAGGCAATAGTAGACAAT
This region of Clostridia bacterium genomic DNA includes:
- a CDS encoding rhomboid family intramembrane serine protease encodes the protein MSYIERPLRIQRTAPATYVILGINLAVFIMLEVSGGSRNPWVLVNMGAKYAPAIRAGEWWRLITSIFLHSGLFHLAANSYSLYNLGSVTERLFGTPRFIIAYLAAGLWGSIFSTIFADPRMIGVGASGAIFGLAGCLFYFGLRYPRQFRAIAGARFIVLVILNLGIGFATAVIDNYAHIGGLLGGFAAAYLLGLRGEPSTRSRVVLRALLAIATLLGAAIAAWPSAVAVR